The following DNA comes from Brassica oleracea var. oleracea cultivar TO1000 chromosome C5, BOL, whole genome shotgun sequence.
TTTCCCTCTCTGCTTACACTCACCACCGCGTATCTTGTCTCTAAGGTCACTACTAATGCTAATGCTAAGTGTTCTCTGTTTAAGATTTGATTAGGACTGGTTTTTGGATCAAAAACACTTTCATAATAACAAGTCATTTTTTGTACTTTTCTTGGTTAATGGCTCTTTTGATTGATAAGCAAATACTAAACTGGATCTTGTTTGTTTGTTTGTTTGTTTCAGAAACCTTTTTTCTCAAAAATGCAGCAAGAGACGTTAAGTGATCCTTATGGAGAGATTGAGATAAGCTTTGGCTATCAATGCAATAACAAGAAGATAGGAATCCCTGAAGATGCTATTGTTCCTGATAGCCGCGGCGTTCTCGCTGGCTTTAGGCTTCAAAAGACAAGCAGCTTCTCTTGTCTATCAGGTGCTGCTTTAAGCGGCAACCCTACGCTAGCCAACACCAACATCTGCAACGGAGTCATCGGCTCCGAGATTCTACCCTCTCTAGACTCTCCCAAATCCTTCAGGAAGGTTCCATCTTCCCCCGCGCTTTCCAAGCTCGACATACTCTCTCCTTCTCTCCACGGAAGCATGGCGAGTCTCAGCTGCAGCCCTAGTCCTCCCGAGCCGGAGTCTTGCTTCTTGACCTCCATGAGCTCTCCTTCCTCTCTGAACGAAGGGTTTGTTCTCTCTGCTATGGAAGTTCAAGTCGCCGGAGGTGCTGCTGGTGAAGATAGAGTTCAGGCCGTTTGCTCTGAGGAGAACGGCTGGCTCTTCTGCGCTATCTACGACGGATTCAACGGAAGAGATGCTGCTGATTTCTTGGCTTGTACTTTGTACGAGTCCATTGTTTTCCATCTCCAGCTGCTTGATCACCAGATGAAGACGCATCACGATGTTGATGATGGAGGCGTAAGTGTAATAGTAGACTCTTCTTCCTCTGATTTGTTCAGACAAGGAGTGTTGGATTGCTTGAACCGCGCGCTTCTCCAGGCGGAGAACGATTTCTTGAGGATGGTTGAGCAAGAGATGGAGGAAAGACCGGACTTGGTGTCTGTTGGCTCTTGCGTTCTTGTCACTCTACTCGTCGGGAAGGATCTTTACATCATGAATCTAGGGGATAGCAGAGCTGTGCTGGCAACGTACAGTGGAAACAAGAAGCTTCAAGCTGTTCAGCTCACGGAGGATCACACTGTTGATAACGAAATCGAAGAAGCTAGGCTATTGAGTGAGCATCTTGATGATCCTAAAATTGTTATTGGTGGGAAGATCAAAGGAAAGCTTAAAGTCACTCGTGCTCTAGGAGTTGGTTACTTGAAGAAGGTATTGTTGCATAACATCAAAGTAGCTTTTTTGTCTTTTGTGGTCTCGTTTTGACTTTGTTATTGCAGGAGAAACTGAACGATGCATTGATGGGGATTCTACGAGTTCGTAACCTTTTGAGCCCACCTTACGTGTCGGTGGAACCATCGATGAGAGTTCACAAGATCACGGAGTCAGATCACTTCGTTATAGTTGCAAGCGATGGTCTGTTTGATTTCTTCAGCAACGAGGAGGCGATAGAACTCGTGCACGGCTTCATTGCTAGTAATCCTTGTGGTGATCCAGCAAAGTATCTGCTTGAACGTCTTGTAGCTAAAGCTGCTGCTCGTGTTGGTAAGCGAATGTTTAAATATTTTCTTTAGTTAGAAGTTTTTATTATCTATAGTAATAACAACAACTACTCTTTTGAGTTTTAGGATTCACGTTGGAAGAATTGCTGAATGTTCCGGCTGGTAGGAAAAGGAGATATCATGACGATGTGACTGTGATGGTTATCACTCTCGGTACTGATCAACGCACCTCAAAGGCTTCTACGTTCGTGTGAATGATGATGGCGACAAATCTTTAGATTGGTGAAATTGTAAATACAGTCACTCTTGATCCCTACTTAAAAATACGTTTGAAACTGATCTTGAGTTTTTATTTATTTATTTACTACTTTCGTATTTTTATTCAGTGTATAGCAATAGTACCGTACTATACTGTATCCTAGTTTGGGGTTTTTGGTGTTTTGCTTTTGCTGTTTTGTTTTTTTTTTTCTTGGGTCAGTCTGTCACAGCCAAGCCAAGTTGGTTTTTGCTCTGTTTTTGACCTTATGGTTTGGTCTGTAACACTACAGACAGAAACCGGTTATGCTAACTGATTAACGACTGTTGGAATAAATGGGAAATGAAAAGAGCATGAAATTGAAACAAAGTATGTGCCGAGCAACATGGTTAACATGTTTCATCAATCTTGTCACACTCTGTGTTTTTAGTCTTGCTTGTGACTGTTGAGAGTCTTTCTCCATATAAAATGTTTTAAGTTTTGGCAGTTCACCAAATTAGATTTTGTGAATCAGCAAGGAGATTTTGGAACTCCTCAGGCACCTCATGTGTTTTGACAATTCTGGTTATTGATAAAACGCAGAACTGATAGAGGGGTTTGAAACATATGTTTATATGAGAACATTCTTAGAGATGGGTTGAGAAGTCCTGATCTTGTCTTCTTGATAACTATTGTAAGCAAAAATAGGTTAGAGTGGAGGTGTTAACAAAGGTCGTGCGAGTGTGGGGAATTCATACCAAGAGTTGCTGCGTTACGATGCTTTGGTTAGGACTCTATTTGAGTCCAATGCACCTGATTCAGAAGTGAGCTATTAGTTTGATATGATGAGAGCAGAGGGTAATGTTTCCCCTAATGAATACAGTACACTTACTAAGTCCTTAAAGATGGCTATTGTAAAATAAATAGAGTGGACTGGACAAGGCTCAAAAGTCAAAAACAGGCTATGAAATAGATACATTGTAAGTGGGGTCTTGACGTGGACGCATGGGTGCATTCCGGTTGTAAATTCACTTATTATCATCCTCAATGGCTTTGCTAGAGCAGGTGTGCCAAAGCAGGCTATAGAAATGTTTGAAGCTGTGAAGCTTTATGGGATTAAGCCTGATGGTATCACTTATAATATACTCTTCTTGGATGTTTTATTATTGTTTCGTATATGCTAGAATGTTTAAGGAGGCTGCAAGAGTGACTAGAGAGATGAAAGATGTGTTTGATTACAAAAGCTTCAGACCAAAGAGCATCACTATTACACACAAAATTACAACAGCAGTGAAAAACTAAGCAGGAGCACTAGAGAAACAACTACTAATAAGAGTGAGTAAACTGTCAAATTTTTTCTAGCTTTTATGACTTTTCAAATTCTTACTTGTGGTGACTTTTCAAATTCGTAAAGTGAATCCATTATCTATGTATATACCACCACTGATTGGTCCATGTATATTCCGCAATCAGAGAGCCGTGTGAGACTCTTAACCATATCATCAACATCATTTTCCAACTTCACATTCTTCTATTCATCCTGGCAACAAACCTCACAAACCCCCCCATGGAGAAGCAAGAAGCAATAGTTCTGTATCCATCACCACCAATAGGTCACCTAGTATCCATGGTCGAGCTAGGCAAACTCATCCTCTCCCAAAACCCATCTCTCTCCATCCACATCATCTTAGTCCCACCTCCTTACCAGCCCGAATCAACCACCACCTACATCTCCTCCGTCTCCTCCTCCTTCCCTTCAATCACCTTCCACCGCCTCCCAACCGTCACACCCTACTCTTCAGCAACCACACAAAGCCACGAGGCACTCATCTTAGAAATCATCTGCTTCAGCAACCCGAACGTCCACCGTACTCTCTTCTCCATCTCCCAAACATTCAACCTCCGTGCCATGATCATCGACTTCTTCTGCACCGCCGTGCTAGACGTCGTCGCCGGTGACTTCGCTTTCCCGGTTTACTACTTCTTCACCTCCGGAGCCGCCTGTCTCGCCGCCTTCTTCCATCTCCCGACTCTTGACGAAACAACTGCCGGAAAAAACCTCAAAGACATCCACACGCTGCTCAACATCCCCGGCGTTCCTCCGATCAAAGGCTCCGATATGCCTACCCGGGTACTGTTAAATTCGGTTTTGTCATGAACTTACAATTTAAAACCTATAAATAGATCGACACTAACTTTTTACTTCCTCGGTTCCATTCTGAATGGCAATTTTTTTCATTATATAAAAATCTTCATTTTACAATTTATACTTAGTTTCATCTCAATATTAATGGTAAAATGCATTGGTTTTATAAAATAAATATATTTATATAAAATGTTATTAGTTAAATAGATGACATTAATGAAAACATATGCTTCATCAGTTTCATTAAGATATACTCCCTCCGTTACTAAAATATACATATTTTATATTTCCAATATATTTTTTGTCAATTAATAATGAGAAATTGTGAAGTTCAAAAACATTAATTGCATTTCTTAAAAATCTTATTGGTTTAAAAATATAGAAAATATAAAATTACAAAAAACTATGCATTTATAGCTAAGTTTTAATATGTTTTATTAAAAAGTGTGAAAATTCTAAAACATGGATTTTTTTGGAACGGAAGAAGTAAGTTTTAGAGAAAAAACAAATATATATATATTTTTTATGTTTTCTATACAAAAATTATAAATTTCAATAAAAATAATTGGATTTATTAAAAAATTATTGACTAAAAAATATTAAAATTTGATAATTTCAAAAAATATGCATGATTAATGTGTTTTCTTAATATATGCGAAAATATCGTAACATCTATTTTTAAAAAACGAGAGGGAGTATATATTAATTATTTCTTTATTGCCAATGTAAGACTTTCATTGGTTTTTTTGTTGATCAAAGACTTTCATTCATTTATTAACAGCTACTTGACCGCAACGATGAGGTTTACGATGCATTTATATCGTTCTCTAAGCAGCTCTCGAACACTTCAGGGATCATTATCAACACCTTTGAGGCGTTAGAGAACAGAGCCATCAAGGCCATAACAGAGGAGCTCTGTTTTCGCAATATTTATCCGATCGGACCCCTCATTGTTAAGACAAGAACCGGAGATAATAAAAACGCAGATTCTTGTCTGAACTGGCTAGATTCGCAACCCGAACAGAGTGTTGTGTTCCTCTGTTTCGGGAGCTTGGGTTTGTTCTCGCAAGAACAGCTTAAGGAGATTGCTATCGGTTTAGAGAGAAGCGAGCAGAGGTTCTTGTGGGTGGTTCGTAATCCACCAGAGCTACAAAACCAAACAGAACCGGATTTGGAGTCTCTATTACCGGATGGGTTTCTAAACCGAACCGGAAACAGGGGAATGGTGGTTAAATCATGGGCTCCGCAAGTTCCGGTTCTGAATCATAAAGCAATCGGTGGGTTCGTGACTCATTGCGGATGGAACTCTATTCTTGAAGCTGTTTGCGCGGGTGTACCGATGGTGGCTTGGCCGTTATATGCTGAGCAGAGGTTTAATAGAGCGGTGATTGTGGAGGAGATCAAGATTGCTATTTCGATGAATAAAACGGAGACAGGCTTCGTGAGTTCCATGGAGGTGGAGAAACGAGTTCGAGAGGTAGTGGAGGAGGGTCCGGTTAGGGAGAGGACCAAGGCTATGAAGAATGCAGCTGAATCAGCTTTGGTTGAAACCGGTTCGTCTAGGCACGCGTTGACTGCTTTACTCGAGTCGTGGAGTCCAAAACAAACTTAGACTCTGCTTCAGGTTAAGTTTTGTGATATAAGGAGGCAATTGATGCGAAAGGTGAATTGTGACTGAAGAAGACTATGACCGATTGATATGTAGTAGAAATCAATGGTGAAGATTGTATTATAAAACGGCTATGCTTTTGTGACAAGCAACTGTAACTTGGTCTGAGTTTGAATAAGTCCCCCTTCGTGATAGGAGGTTGAACAAGTCTTTATTTGTGTTTGTTGTATGAGTTTGTTTGGGAGTTAGTTTCTATTTCAGTTGTAATGTTGAGAGACCTATTTAAGAGATAGTTTACTTTGAGTTCAACAATAAACTAAGACTTTCAATTACTATTTTCTTTAGTAGTTCTTTGTTAAACCAACAAATGGTATTAGAGTTTGTCATAAGAGTGAAAAGAGAATCTGTCAATTACTAAGCGTTTTGAAGATTGATGGAGATTACTAAGCGTTTTGAAGTTTGATGGGGATTATAAGAATACATTACTAGATTAATTTATAACAACACACACTATTTTGGACTGAGAGCTTTATTAAAGTTTGTGTATGGTTTTTGAAACTATAATGTAGTTTATGTATTTTAAACAAACTAGAGTCGCACGCTCGTCTGTATGTTATTTTTTACCTTTTTATAAACTGTTTAATGAAATTTCTAAACATATAAGTTATTTAGATATTTTAAGACTCATACGATTCTATCCGGATCCGGAAGAATCCGAGTCCAGACAAAATTTATAATGTCCGAACAAAGTTTAATTTTAAATCTAAAAATCCGATACCCCAATAACAGATCCGTACCCGAATAGGTACCTAAATACCATGTCACTAATTCGGGTACCTAGATTCCATATCTAACTAAAAAAAAATAAAAAAATTATTAACCGGTTGAATTATTTTCTTGAATGAGTAAATTTCATTTAAACTTTTGAAATTATTTTGATTAACACGTAAAATAAATGTTGTCGAGTTATTATGGTAAATATAATTAAGTAATTAGAAAGAATAAAAAAAAGAATGTAAAAGATGTAATAAAATCACTTAAAATAGGTAAGTTCTATTTTATACTATGTAATAAATGAAGTCAAATTATTTGAAAAAATATAATAAATAAATGAAAACTTAATTAGTCAAAAAAAAAAAAAAAGATGTAAAAAGTCATTTAAAATAGATAAGTATTATTTTGTATTTGAGTTTTTAATAGAATAGATTTAGTTTATTTATCTATTACAGACGATGAGAGAATAGTATAGACTGACAGAGTGTACAACTGATAATAATACCCTAAAAGTTACAAAAAAACTCTGCATACTAATATAGTTAGCGCATAAAATAATTCACTGATTTAGACAATTTTATATATGGTTTTAAAGTGTTAGATTGTATTTTCTTGGTGAAAATGTGGGAAGAACATTATTGGTACCACTATTCTCTTCATCTTTTTTTTCCTTTTTCTTTCTCCTTTCCTGATATGACATTCATTTCACGAGTTGTTTTTGTTCCTTATCTCCTGAGTCGGCTGCTTTGTAATCTTTAAATCAAAGCCGTAGCCTTATCTCGTGTCTATTAACTTGTACGGTGGTGATTAAAGGCCAAGATTTAAACCTGCATGGAATCTTAATATCTTGCGCAAGTGCAGCATGTGTCCACTGTCTACTTCGTCTGCGCAGATCTAGTAATAGTTTTCTAAAATTTAATTAAATACTTTGCCGTGCCACTTTGAACTATCGACGGTAAGAGATAAGGAAGTGCGGTTAGTTATAAACCGGAGGAGGTTAACCGTGGTTAAGGTTTGTCTGGACAGTGAGGGAAGAAAGTCACGGAGTTGGGTAAAACGGAGACAAGATATGACTAGCGACACACTCTTCTTTCTTTTACAAAAATACCCTTCCTTACTTGACCGGAACTCTCCACTCACACGTGGTAAAGTTAATTTTGACTAGAGACATGTACATTCCGTTTCTCCGCCTGAATAAAACAGATATCAATAATTTTAGCTTAAAATATGTTAATTTTGTGAATTAAGATTCTACTATTTATATGTCTCTAGAAAACTAATAAGGATTAGGAAACAAACAGTTGACTGTTACTTGGTTACAATCGCTATCCACACGTACGCAGTGTTTTAGCTTTTGACAAAATTATTGATTAGCTACCTAACAATTTGACCTTTTTTTTATTGTGTGTTAAAGTTCGATAAACAATCACCTATATAGAGACGACATGCAGATCTGTATGTACACCCATTTCTTAGATTCTTTCAGTTTATCTTCCCATGCGATTCATTTATTATACGATGAACAGAAAAGAAAATTAAATTTAATGTATATTAGTAGATAGTGTTATACTACTATACTATATTAAAGTTTCATACAGAAGCATGGGGATATGCGTCTTATGGACAGTGGATAAGAGAACAGACCACGCATTATGGGATCTTCCCCGGTTCCTTATTGTTATCATATTTTAAATGTTTCTTCTTCTTTTTTTGTCAAGTTGTTTACTGGATTTATGCATTTAATTATTTCTTCAATACTTTGCTTCTTTCACTAGATAATTAGCGATATTTGAGGCAGAAAAAGATAAGATTGCGTGTGTTTTACTCCAATAAATCTCCGAAAGCCTAGATCCCTTTTTACTGCTTCTTTTTTCATGTCAAGAAAATTACTGTTTGCTCATTTTTATGGTCCCTTTTTACTTCAGCTTTTGGGGTTTACGAGTAAAAGTGGAGTCACTCTCTTGCTTTCCTTTTTTGTAGTTTTGTTTAATAATCGACTCTATTAATAATAGAACAATACTTAGGTTCACCCCTATGGTGAATGGTTAAATTCACCACACTCTTCATAACCAACCAAAATGCCATGTAGGAATATCTTAAAAAGGTAATAAAAATAAAAAATTAAATAGCTGGAAAAAAAACAAGACCGACATTAATTAGCGCCATCTGCAAAATTCTAAATTATAAACACCTAAACTCTAAAAACATAAACCCTAAATCTAAAACACTAAACCATAAACCCCAATCCTAAAATCTAAACCCTAAATCTTAAACCCTAAACTCAAACTCTACACAATAAACCCTAAATCCTAAAATCTAAACCCTAAAGCCTAAACCCTAAACTCTAAACCCTAAACTCTAAATCATAAAATCTAAACCTTAAATTCTAAACCCTAAACCCAAAACTTTAAATCTTAAACCCAAACCCTAAATCATAAACCCTAAACCCAAACNNNNNNNNNNNNNNNNNNNNNNNNNNNNNNNNNNNNNNNNNNNNNNNNNNNNNNNNNNNNNNNNNNNNNNNNNNNNNNNNNNNNNNNNNNNNNNNNNNNNNNNNNNNNNNNNNNNNNNNNNNNNNNNNNNNNNNNNNNNNNNNNNNNNNNNNNNNNNNNNNNNNNNNNNNNNNNNNNNNNNNNNNNNNNNNNNNNNNNNNNNNNNNNNNNNNNNNNNNNNNNNNNNNNNNNNNNNNNNNNNNNNNNNNNNNNNNNNNNNNNNNNNNNNNNNNNNNNNNNNNNNNNNNNNNNNNNNNNNNNNNNNNNNNNNNNNNNNNNNNNNNNNNNNNNNNNNNNNNNNNNNNNNNNNNNNNNNNNNNNNNNNNNNNNNNNNNNNNNNNNNNNNNNNNNNNNNNNNNNNNNNNNNNNNNNNNNNNNNNNNNNNNNNNNNNNNNNNNNNNNNNNNNNNNNNNNNNNNNNNNNNNNNNNNNNNNNNNNNNNNNNNNNNNNNNNNNNNNNNNNNNNNNNNNNNNNNNNNNNNNNNNNNNNNNNNNNNNNNNNNNNNNNNNNNNNNNNNNNNNNNNNNNNNNNNNNNNNNNNNNNNNNNNNNNNNNNNNNNNNNNNNNNNNNNNNNNNNNNNNNNNNNNNNNNNCATCTGCTAGTTAATAAGGTTAAGGTTTACGGTTTAGAGGTTTGGGTTTAGGGTTTAGGATTCAGAGTTTAGGGTTTAGGATTTGAAGTTTTGGGTTTAAAGTTTAGGATTTGAGTTTAGGGTTTAGGATTTAGGGTTTAGATTTTAGGGTTTATGGTTTAGAGTTTTGGGTTTAGGGTTTAGATTTTAGGATTTAAGGTTTATTGTTTAGAGTTTGAGTTTAAGGTTTAAGATTTAGGGTTTAGATTTTAGGATTGATATTTATGGTTTAGTGTTTCAGATTTATGATTTATGGTTTTAGAGTTTAAGTTTTTAGACGGCGTTAATTAATGGCGGTGTTGTTTTTTTTCAGCTATTTTATTTTTATTTTTATTGTTTTTTTTAACTACTAATACATGGTATTTTGATTGGTTATGAACACTGTGGTGAATTTAACCATTCACCACGGGGGTGAACCTAAGTATTGTTGGAGATCCCTTTCAGAATCTAGAGAGAGAACAAATTGAAAAAAAGGGTGTGTATGAGAGAGAACCCACCAAAGCGTGCACGAGAGAGAGAAAGAAGAGCACCACTTGTATAAAACCCACCACTTGTCTTACCATATCTTCATTACATCTCTCTCTCTCTCTCTCTCGCTCTCGGTTTTGTGAGACTGTTTCTATCTTAGGGTTTTCTTAGGTATTTTTCATTTAAAAGGTCTCGTAGTGTTTGGTGAAGAATCTCTGTCATACGTCTCCCCTTGTAAGCAAAGTTTTATAAGCGAGATAAGGACTCTTCTTGCGTTGTAACCCAAAAAAAAAAACAATGGAAGGTTGTCCAAGAAGCAGAGAAACATGTCCTAAGCTCCTTGATTTGATTCCTCAAGAAAGAAAATGGTACCATGATGAAGAGAAGAACAACTCAGATCAAGAAAAGAAACTTGAGCTAAGGCTTGCACCACCCGGTGGTGATGAAGAAGATCATTCAGCTATGAAGAAGAAGAAGAACTTAGATACAAGAAACAACATCAAGAAGGAAGCTGAAGACAAACCTATCTTCAATCTCAGTGGAAACCATTTCTCTCCTTCCAACAAAACCACGTATGCTCCTCCTCACATCTCTCATAAAAGGTATCTCCTTTTCTTTCCTACACTGTTAAAACTTTTCTTACTTTGACAGAGCATATTCTCTAGACACTAGGGACCCATCACCTGAATTCCCTGTTTTTTTTCTTTCTTTTTTTTACCCTCACATGTTAAAATTTACAATATTTACTGTCTGCTTTGCTCTGTTTTACTCTGCTTTACTCTGTTTTGCTCTGTTTCTTGGTATGGTGTTAACATATATTTGTTTTTAATGTATGGTAAAAAGGACTGCTCCTGGGCCAGTGGTGGGATGGCCTCCGGTTCGTTCGTTCAGAAAGAATCTAGCGAGCTCAAGCTCTTCAAAGCTCGGAAACGATCAAATCAACAAGAGTGGTGAGGGAGAGAAGCAAGTCGAACCTAAGAGGGAAGGAATGTTTGTAAAGATCAACATGGATAGTGTTCCAATAGGTAGAAAAGTCGATCTCAATGCTTACAGTACCTACGAACAGCTCTCTTTTGCCGTTGACAAACTCTTCAGAGGTCTACTCGCAGGTTAAAACTCAGTGTGTTTTGTTTTATTAGTATTCTTTAGAGAATGATTCTTGTTTTATTGAGTGTGTTTTGTTTATGTTGTTTGTTTTAGCTCAAAGAGATGCCTCTGGTGGTGAAGGAGAGGAGAAACCGATCATTGGTTTATTGAATGGTAAAGGAGAATTTACTTTAACGTATGAAGACAATGAAGGAGACAAGATGCTTGTTGGGGATGTTCCTTGGCAGTAAGAATCTTTTCTCCTTTTTTCTCTGAATCTGATTCAGTGTTTTGCAGAATCATATTCTTAAATCATATAAAAACAAAAAGTATACAGTATTACTTTTTGTTAGTGTTATTTTTCTTTCTCAAATGGATTATTCTTTATGGAAAGAATGGATATTAACTAGTCTTATATATGTGCTTTAAACATAGAATGTTCATTTCATCTGTGAAGAGACTGCGTGTGATTAAAAGCTCTGAGATTTCATCTGCCTTGAAATGTAAGCTTCTATGTTCGTATGTGTTAGCTTTACGTTAATATGTTTTATAGTCATAACTGGAATAGTTTTCATCTGTATTTGCAGTTGGATGCAGTAAGCAAGAGAAAATGAGGAACTGAAGTGGCTTTCAGGAACTTCTGTCTGCGTCGAAGGGTCTCACAGTTTTTTAATTTGTACATCAGGTTTTTGTTATATATAAAAGATGATCATTGGCTTTGTTCAGAGAGACATTTGATCTGATCTTGATATAATCTTCCCATGTCTTTAAGACACTCAACTATGAGATTATAGAAGCGATGTGTGTGTAAAAAGCATTTAGTTTAAGAAATGCTTTTAGGAAGATACTTGGAACATAATGATCATATCATGTCTACATAGCTCCTTTAATAATGTAAAAGGCTGAGAATAAAATTCCATTATTTATCTTCTGTTTTTTTTTTAAATTTGAGTCTGTACATAAGATTAAAAGTTGAAAACTCAAAAAAAAGATTTTTCAGAATGATCAGTCTATATCGATAATTTTGGTGGCTACCATATATTTTGTTATACATTCTATCGCATTATCTATCACCATTCGGCCGTGTCTCGGTGGACAGACTGAAACATCACAATTCGCAAAGGGAAATTGTTTAATTTAGCATATTGTTTTCGTTTAACTTTTAAGTAAAAAACTGGCCGACGTAGGAATCATTTAAATTAAGTACAGCTTCGACTTCGAGATAGAACTTTGAGCACAACCAAGTTACTTATAACAGAGTAGTAGAAAACCTTCTAATCTTTTAGTAGCAAAAAAGTATTCGAATATCTCGCCGTGTCTATGTTGTTGTTTAACTATTAGACACAAAGTGTCTCATATCGGTAGTTGGAAGAGATTTTAGTAATATATAAGATAGATGAACCACTCTATTTATCACCAATTGATTTTAGTTTGGAAGCACATCTAACCTAA
Coding sequences within:
- the LOC106295111 gene encoding probable protein phosphatase 2C 40, producing MQQETLSDPYGEIEISFGYQCNNKKIGIPEDAIVPDSRGVLAGFRLQKTSSFSCLSGAALSGNPTLANTNICNGVIGSEILPSLDSPKSFRKVPSSPALSKLDILSPSLHGSMASLSCSPSPPEPESCFLTSMSSPSSLNEGFVLSAMEVQVAGGAAGEDRVQAVCSEENGWLFCAIYDGFNGRDAADFLACTLYESIVFHLQLLDHQMKTHHDVDDGGVSVIVDSSSSDLFRQGVLDCLNRALLQAENDFLRMVEQEMEERPDLVSVGSCVLVTLLVGKDLYIMNLGDSRAVLATYSGNKKLQAVQLTEDHTVDNEIEEARLLSEHLDDPKIVIGGKIKGKLKVTRALGVGYLKKEKLNDALMGILRVRNLLSPPYVSVEPSMRVHKITESDHFVIVASDGLFDFFSNEEAIELVHGFIASNPCGDPAKYLLERLVAKAAARVGFTLEELLNVPAGRKRRYHDDVTVMVITLGTDQRTSKASTFV
- the LOC106295112 gene encoding UDP-glycosyltransferase 88A1, with the protein product MEKQEAIVLYPSPPIGHLVSMVELGKLILSQNPSLSIHIILVPPPYQPESTTTYISSVSSSFPSITFHRLPTVTPYSSATTQSHEALILEIICFSNPNVHRTLFSISQTFNLRAMIIDFFCTAVLDVVAGDFAFPVYYFFTSGAACLAAFFHLPTLDETTAGKNLKDIHTLLNIPGVPPIKGSDMPTRLLDRNDEVYDAFISFSKQLSNTSGIIINTFEALENRAIKAITEELCFRNIYPIGPLIVKTRTGDNKNADSCLNWLDSQPEQSVVFLCFGSLGLFSQEQLKEIAIGLERSEQRFLWVVRNPPELQNQTEPDLESLLPDGFLNRTGNRGMVVKSWAPQVPVLNHKAIGGFVTHCGWNSILEAVCAGVPMVAWPLYAEQRFNRAVIVEEIKIAISMNKTETGFVSSMEVEKRVREVVEEGPVRERTKAMKNAAESALVETGSSRHALTALLESWSPKQT
- the LOC106343782 gene encoding auxin-responsive protein IAA26 is translated as MEGCPRSRETCPKLLDLIPQERKWYHDEEKNNSDQEKKLELRLAPPGGDEEDHSAMKKKKNLDTRNNIKKEAEDKPIFNLSGNHFSPSNKTTYAPPHISHKRTAPGPVVGWPPVRSFRKNLASSSSSKLGNDQINKSGEGEKQVEPKREGMFVKINMDSVPIGRKVDLNAYSTYEQLSFAVDKLFRGLLAAQRDASGGEGEEKPIIGLLNGKGEFTLTYEDNEGDKMLVGDVPWQMFISSVKRLRVIKSSEISSALKFGCSKQEKMRN